From the genome of Pukyongia salina, one region includes:
- a CDS encoding uracil-DNA glycosylase family protein → MFLHKHPYSPFIPGNTRKLIVGTLPPPRFTTGELKPGDVDFCYGSRDGLLWPILNRLFNLELPFETSEEAIAKRKEFLQDHHIGICDIVASASREKVDASDLGMKGVKLRDLVRVLDENPTIDTLLFMGGNSKNGPEYFFRKLLKRYSIPLKIIVDEVPRIHEFQLPDNSRVIRTVSLTAPSGAANRAVGSLPQYKEMKAKDPEFNTIDFRVKQYEPFFTGE, encoded by the coding sequence GTGTTCCTTCACAAACACCCATACTCTCCATTTATCCCGGGAAATACCCGTAAATTAATAGTGGGCACCTTGCCGCCTCCACGATTCACAACAGGAGAGTTGAAACCGGGTGATGTGGATTTTTGTTACGGTAGCAGAGATGGTTTGTTGTGGCCTATCCTTAACCGATTATTCAATCTGGAATTACCTTTCGAAACTTCAGAAGAGGCCATCGCAAAGCGAAAAGAATTTCTCCAAGATCATCATATTGGAATATGTGATATTGTCGCATCTGCGAGTCGGGAGAAAGTAGATGCCAGCGACCTTGGGATGAAGGGAGTAAAGCTGCGCGATCTCGTGAGAGTCCTTGACGAAAATCCTACGATAGACACCCTGTTATTTATGGGGGGTAATAGTAAGAACGGTCCGGAATATTTTTTCAGAAAACTTCTGAAACGATACAGCATTCCGTTGAAAATTATTGTAGATGAAGTACCCCGAATTCATGAATTCCAACTCCCTGATAATTCCAGAGTTATAAGAACAGTTTCGTTAACAGCTCCTTCGGGAGCCGCGAACAGGGCTGTTGGAAGCCTCCCACAGTACAAGGAGATGAAAGCCAAGGATCCAGAGTTCAATACCATCGATTTCAGGGTAAAGCAATACGAACCCTTTTTTACGGGTGAATAG
- the yaaA gene encoding peroxide stress protein YaaA, whose amino-acid sequence MKVVISPAKSLDFETKLPTSRYSEASFLSEAERLNKILKKKSARSLKKLMGISENLAQQNYERNQQWALPFTKENSRQAVYAFSGDVYRGIDVYTLPKEKIDYMQDTLRIISGLYGILKPLDLIQPYRLEMGSKFPVGVKKNLYEFWKQKITEKINEELEEDEVFVNLASNEYFKAIDTKSLKVPVITCTFKDFKNGEYKAIMTFAKLARGYMTRYIFDNECKTVDDFKGFNYEGYGFSEDMSGDSELVFIR is encoded by the coding sequence ATGAAAGTTGTGATATCACCAGCCAAATCGTTGGATTTCGAAACAAAACTCCCCACTTCAAGATATTCGGAAGCCAGTTTCCTCAGTGAAGCAGAACGCCTCAATAAGATATTAAAGAAAAAATCGGCCAGATCTCTAAAAAAGCTGATGGGAATTTCGGAGAACCTGGCACAGCAAAACTATGAGAGGAATCAGCAGTGGGCGTTGCCTTTTACCAAAGAGAATTCCCGGCAGGCCGTTTACGCCTTTAGTGGAGATGTGTATCGTGGGATAGACGTATATACCCTTCCGAAGGAAAAAATAGATTATATGCAAGATACCTTGCGAATCATTTCCGGCCTTTACGGCATCCTGAAACCACTGGATCTCATACAACCTTATAGGCTGGAGATGGGTTCAAAATTTCCTGTTGGTGTAAAAAAGAATCTGTACGAATTCTGGAAACAAAAGATCACGGAAAAGATTAACGAAGAACTCGAAGAGGATGAGGTATTTGTAAACCTTGCGAGTAACGAATATTTCAAGGCAATTGATACAAAATCATTAAAGGTCCCGGTTATTACCTGCACTTTTAAAGATTTCAAGAACGGAGAATACAAGGCGATCATGACATTCGCCAAACTAGCACGAGGATATATGACCCGTTATATTTTCGACAATGAATGTAAAACCGTAGATGACTTTAAAGGATTTAATTATGAGGGATACGGATTTAGTGAGGATATGTCTGGAGATAGTGAACTTGTCTTTATAAGGTAG
- a CDS encoding RluA family pseudouridine synthase yields the protein MTEETTNPEQEPSGNDELFEHYRFVADKGQQPLRVDKYLMNKIENATRNKIQQAAKEGNIHVNDSPVKQNYKVKGGDVVQVLFEHPPYEFLLTPEDIPLDIVFEDEAVVVVNKPAGMVVHPGHGNYSGTLINALTFHFDNLPNNSSNRPGLVHRIDKDTSGLLVIAKTEEVMTNLSKQFFNKTTEREYVALVWGNVEEDEGTIEGNIGRHPKNRLQNTVFEGDDAEKGKPAVTHFKVLERLGYVTLLSCRLETGRTHQIRVHLKHIGHTLFNDERYGGDSILKGTHFSKYKQFVENCFKVLPRQALHARTLGFVHPFSGEQMRFETPIPEDMELCLEKWRNYSKHVIE from the coding sequence ATGACGGAGGAGACAACTAATCCTGAACAGGAACCCAGCGGGAACGATGAATTATTTGAACACTATCGCTTTGTAGCCGATAAAGGGCAACAACCCTTACGGGTGGATAAATATCTTATGAATAAGATCGAGAATGCCACGCGTAATAAAATCCAGCAAGCCGCCAAGGAAGGAAACATCCATGTGAATGATAGTCCCGTAAAACAGAACTATAAAGTAAAGGGCGGGGATGTTGTACAGGTGCTTTTTGAACATCCGCCTTATGAATTTTTACTTACCCCGGAAGATATTCCCCTGGATATTGTATTTGAAGATGAAGCAGTCGTAGTTGTAAATAAACCGGCTGGAATGGTTGTACATCCTGGGCATGGAAATTATAGTGGGACACTCATCAACGCATTAACGTTCCATTTCGACAATCTTCCCAATAACAGTAGCAATCGACCCGGACTAGTCCATAGGATCGACAAGGACACGAGCGGTCTGTTGGTTATCGCCAAGACCGAAGAGGTAATGACCAATCTGTCTAAGCAGTTTTTCAATAAAACCACAGAGCGTGAATACGTAGCTTTGGTGTGGGGAAATGTGGAAGAGGATGAAGGTACGATTGAAGGAAATATTGGGAGACATCCAAAAAACAGATTACAGAATACAGTATTCGAAGGAGATGATGCCGAGAAGGGAAAACCAGCTGTGACTCATTTTAAGGTACTCGAGCGACTTGGTTATGTTACGTTATTGTCCTGCAGGCTGGAAACGGGCAGAACCCATCAGATTAGAGTTCATTTAAAACACATTGGGCATACCTTATTTAATGACGAACGTTATGGGGGAGACTCAATTTTAAAAGGGACTCATTTCTCAAAGTATAAACAGTTTGTGGAAAATTGCTTCAAAGTATTACCACGACAAGCACTACATGCACGCACCCTGGGCTTTGTGCATCCTTTCTCTGGAGAGCAGATGCGATTTGAGACTCCCATCCCTGAAGATATGGAGCTTTGCCTGGAAAAATGGCGTAATTATTCGAAGCATGTGATCGAATAA
- a CDS encoding PASTA domain-containing protein: MTFLKFLTTKTFLKQMLFALLAVIILTFIILWWLRSTTNHGQKIEVPDLAKLQLDVVEDKLDELDLNYEILDSANYNPEYPRFSVIEQIPKAGKFVKENRKIYLYLNPSGYRKIKIPPVVGKTRRQAEPTILAMGFNIGKVSYRPYIAKDEVLELRHEGAKVEPGDELPKTAVIDLILGDGSGSLNRNAEEESEGDTDEPTAETDDGGDN, translated from the coding sequence ATGACGTTTCTGAAATTCCTCACTACCAAAACCTTTTTAAAGCAGATGCTTTTTGCTTTATTGGCGGTGATCATACTCACCTTTATAATATTGTGGTGGTTGCGCAGTACAACAAATCACGGACAGAAGATAGAAGTCCCGGACCTGGCAAAATTGCAATTGGATGTGGTTGAGGACAAACTGGATGAACTGGATCTCAATTACGAGATACTGGACTCTGCTAATTACAACCCTGAGTACCCCAGGTTTTCGGTGATCGAGCAGATCCCGAAAGCGGGTAAGTTTGTTAAGGAGAACCGAAAGATTTATCTGTATCTCAATCCTTCAGGGTACCGCAAGATCAAGATTCCACCGGTAGTTGGCAAAACCCGCCGGCAAGCCGAACCTACTATACTAGCCATGGGGTTCAACATTGGGAAAGTAAGTTATCGCCCATATATTGCTAAAGATGAAGTTTTGGAACTTCGACATGAAGGAGCTAAGGTAGAACCGGGTGATGAGCTCCCAAAGACTGCTGTTATCGATCTCATATTAGGAGATGGATCGGGAAGTTTGAACAGAAATGCAGAGGAGGAATCTGAAGGAGATACCGATGAACCAACAGCCGAGACGGATGACGGAGGAGACAACTAA
- a CDS encoding D-alanine--D-alanine ligase — MAKKHIAVAMGGYSSEFDISLQSGKIVCENLDRNKYHVHAVQITKQGWFYLPENGDRKTIDRSNFSFENNGEKIVPDAIFNTIHGTPGEDGYMAAYWELLGIPQTSAGFYQAALSFNKRDCLSVLKHFGIHCANSYYINKGTDYDLEAIVLSTGLPCFVKPNRAGSSFGISKVNDMEDLQPAIEKAFTEDTEVLIETALVGTEVSVGTYRKDGEIIVLPVTEIVSENDFFDYEAKYLGKSQEITPARISDEETQTVQLEAKKVYHLLNMTGVSRSEFIIQDGVPYFLETNTTPGLSSESIVPKMVKETGMSLSEFFGILVDEALVKK; from the coding sequence ATGGCAAAGAAACATATAGCAGTCGCCATGGGCGGCTATTCAAGTGAATTCGATATTTCTCTGCAAAGTGGGAAGATCGTGTGTGAAAATCTGGATCGAAATAAATACCACGTCCATGCAGTGCAGATTACGAAACAGGGATGGTTTTACCTACCTGAAAATGGTGACAGAAAAACGATCGATCGATCCAATTTCAGTTTCGAAAACAATGGCGAAAAAATTGTTCCCGATGCGATCTTCAACACTATCCACGGGACACCCGGGGAAGATGGCTATATGGCAGCTTATTGGGAATTATTAGGGATCCCGCAAACGAGTGCCGGCTTTTACCAGGCAGCTCTTAGTTTTAACAAGAGGGATTGTCTTTCTGTTTTAAAGCACTTCGGAATTCACTGTGCCAATTCTTACTATATAAATAAAGGCACAGATTACGACCTGGAGGCCATAGTGTTATCCACAGGGTTACCCTGTTTTGTAAAACCTAATCGTGCTGGTTCCAGTTTTGGGATTAGTAAGGTGAACGACATGGAAGATCTGCAGCCCGCTATTGAAAAAGCTTTTACCGAAGATACCGAGGTCCTAATTGAAACCGCCCTGGTGGGGACCGAGGTTTCGGTAGGCACCTATCGAAAAGATGGTGAGATCATAGTTCTGCCGGTTACCGAAATTGTTTCGGAAAACGATTTTTTCGACTATGAAGCGAAATACCTAGGAAAATCCCAAGAGATCACACCCGCACGCATTTCGGATGAAGAAACCCAAACCGTCCAACTTGAAGCGAAAAAAGTTTACCATTTACTTAATATGACAGGGGTTTCACGCTCCGAATTCATCATACAGGATGGAGTTCCTTATTTTCTTGAAACCAATACAACGCCCGGATTGTCTTCAGAAAGTATAGTCCCTAAAATGGTTAAAGAGACTGGTATGTCTTTATCCGAATTCTTCGGAATTCTGGTGGATGAAGCATTGGTTAAAAAATAG
- the coaD gene encoding pantetheine-phosphate adenylyltransferase — translation MRRAVFPGSFDPLTLGHVDIIKRALPLFDEIIVAIGINADKKYMWTLDQRKSFLEKTFKDYPTVRVGTYSGLTADYCKKENAQYILRGLRNTADFTYEQTIGQANERNFGVDSVFLMGSPEMSFISSSVVRDIARNGGDFSKLVPDAVK, via the coding sequence ATGAGACGAGCAGTTTTTCCAGGATCTTTCGACCCACTTACCCTGGGTCATGTCGATATTATTAAAAGGGCATTACCCCTGTTTGATGAGATCATTGTTGCCATTGGAATAAATGCGGACAAAAAATATATGTGGACGCTGGACCAGCGAAAATCATTCCTGGAAAAAACTTTTAAAGATTACCCTACTGTGCGCGTTGGTACCTATAGCGGACTCACAGCAGATTATTGTAAAAAGGAAAATGCTCAGTACATTTTACGCGGCCTGAGAAACACCGCAGATTTTACCTACGAGCAAACTATCGGCCAGGCGAACGAAAGGAACTTTGGCGTGGACAGTGTATTTCTTATGGGCTCCCCGGAAATGTCTTTCATTTCATCCTCTGTGGTTCGGGATATAGCCAGGAACGGTGGTGATTTCAGTAAATTGGTTCCCGATGCAGTAAAGTGA